Proteins from a single region of Streptomyces sp. HUAS 15-9:
- a CDS encoding 1,2-dihydroxy-3-keto-5-methylthiopentene dioxygenase, with translation MTLLTTWPDSGPETVLRRTFDPQEIRAALAPLGVDYEQWPVQDDLPPGAEPEGVLAAYADAVEALTAREGFVTVDVVSLHPDGTPDWADRARAAREKFLAEHTHEDDDEVRLFVSGAGVFYLHADGVVHAVYCEKGDLLGVPKGTTHWFDMGTRPSFTAIRFFHEEDGWIGTFTGSDIAGRFPDFDALQAGRTGGRA, from the coding sequence ATGACGCTGCTGACCACTTGGCCCGATTCCGGCCCGGAGACCGTTCTGCGCCGCACCTTTGATCCACAGGAGATCAGGGCCGCGCTGGCTCCGCTCGGCGTCGACTACGAGCAGTGGCCGGTACAGGACGACCTGCCGCCCGGCGCCGAACCGGAGGGCGTGCTCGCCGCGTACGCCGACGCGGTGGAGGCTCTCACCGCCCGGGAGGGGTTCGTCACCGTCGACGTGGTGTCGCTGCATCCCGACGGCACCCCGGACTGGGCGGACCGGGCCCGCGCGGCCCGGGAGAAGTTCCTCGCCGAGCACACCCACGAGGACGACGACGAGGTCCGCCTGTTCGTCTCCGGAGCCGGCGTCTTCTATCTGCACGCCGACGGTGTGGTGCACGCCGTGTACTGCGAGAAGGGCGATCTGCTGGGCGTGCCGAAGGGGACGACGCACTGGTTCGACATGGGCACCCGGCCCTCGTTCACCGCGATCCGCTTCTTCCACGAGGAGGACGGCTGGATCGGCACGTTCACCGGCAGCGACATCGCCGGGCGCTTCCCCGACTTCGACGCGCTTCAGGCCGGCCGCACCGGGGGGCGCGCGTGA